From Methylobacterium radiodurans, a single genomic window includes:
- a CDS encoding (5-formylfuran-3-yl)methyl phosphate synthase, giving the protein MTVPTPLPSAPPRLLVSVRCVAEAERACAAGADLVDAKDPECGALGALPVATVRALVGRLAGRAVTSAVAGEPALENMEAAVRAMAATGVDYVKVALPPGCSPALLSAAAAAAPGRLIAVLFAEDAPDAGRVPALAAAGFAGAMVDTAGKDGRRLPDLLDGPHLSAFTAACRAHGLLSGLAGSLRISDIAGLARHAPGYLGFRGGLCRDRDRRLDLDAGAVAEAVRTLRALPAREAA; this is encoded by the coding sequence GTGACCGTTCCCACGCCCCTGCCCTCCGCCCCGCCCCGCCTCCTCGTCAGCGTCCGCTGCGTCGCCGAGGCCGAGCGCGCCTGCGCGGCGGGTGCCGACCTCGTCGACGCCAAGGACCCGGAGTGCGGCGCGCTGGGCGCGCTGCCGGTCGCGACCGTGCGGGCGCTGGTCGGGCGCCTGGCCGGCCGCGCGGTCACCAGCGCGGTGGCGGGCGAGCCCGCACTCGAGAACATGGAAGCCGCCGTCCGGGCGATGGCGGCGACCGGCGTCGACTACGTCAAGGTGGCGCTGCCCCCCGGCTGTTCCCCCGCCCTGCTCTCGGCCGCGGCGGCGGCCGCGCCCGGCCGCCTGATCGCGGTGCTGTTCGCCGAGGACGCGCCCGATGCCGGCCGCGTCCCGGCGCTCGCCGCGGCGGGATTCGCCGGCGCGATGGTCGACACCGCCGGCAAGGACGGCCGGCGCCTCCCCGACCTGCTCGACGGGCCGCACCTCTCCGCCTTCACCGCCGCCTGCCGGGCGCACGGGCTGCTCTCGGGACTCGCCGGCTCGCTCAGGATCTCCGACATCGCCGGCCTCGCCCGGCACGCGCCGGGCTATCTCGGCTTCCGCGGCGGGCTCTGCCGCGATCGCGACCGGCGGCTCGACCTCGATGCCGGCGCGGTCGCCGAGGCGGTGCGGACCCTGCGCGCCCTGCCCGCCCGGGAGGCCGCGTGA
- a CDS encoding DUF3280 domain-containing protein, whose amino-acid sequence MPLTMPVRATLAALAALAGHMSCPARAEPTKAAIFPVELLDPGVVGGRRARPDETRKLALVTDELKAALAKQGGLEPVDTAPQAPEIAKQGPFYKCEDCAAPIAKTLGADLAVTGYVEKGSNQIFNLYVRILDAASGKPVRAGQVVIRADTDDTWAHAMRWVVKNRLLAEPLPGKS is encoded by the coding sequence ATGCCTCTCACGATGCCCGTGCGCGCGACCCTCGCAGCGCTCGCCGCCCTTGCCGGCCACATGTCCTGTCCTGCGCGGGCGGAGCCGACGAAAGCCGCGATCTTCCCGGTCGAGCTGCTCGATCCGGGCGTCGTCGGCGGCCGCCGGGCGCGGCCCGACGAGACCCGCAAGCTCGCCCTCGTCACCGACGAGCTGAAGGCGGCGCTCGCCAAGCAGGGCGGCCTCGAGCCGGTCGATACCGCGCCCCAGGCGCCCGAGATCGCCAAGCAGGGCCCCTTCTACAAATGTGAGGATTGCGCGGCCCCCATCGCCAAGACGCTGGGTGCGGACCTCGCGGTGACCGGCTATGTGGAGAAGGGATCGAACCAGATCTTCAACCTGTATGTCCGCATCCTCGATGCCGCCAGCGGCAAGCCGGTGCGGGCCGGACAGGTGGTGATCCGGGCCGACACCGATGATACCTGGGCGCACGCGATGCGTTGGGTGGTGAAGAACCGCCTGCTCGCCGAGCCCCTGCCCGGAAAATCGTGA
- a CDS encoding DUF3291 domain-containing protein encodes MPLVSVTRLRIRALRFLPAFAVHAVRTARQVRSAPGFRGGAVLNDRDWTFWTLTAWDGAESMRTYMGSGAHRAAMPRLSHWCDEASTVHWNADDLPGWAEADKRMRDEGRASRVRHPSLRHETLSYRPPRLSGSAPLAPTRPPAGM; translated from the coding sequence ATGCCCCTCGTCAGCGTCACGCGCCTGCGCATCCGGGCGCTCCGCTTCCTGCCGGCCTTCGCGGTCCACGCGGTCCGAACGGCCCGGCAGGTGCGGTCCGCGCCCGGCTTCCGGGGCGGTGCCGTCCTGAACGATCGCGACTGGACCTTCTGGACGCTCACGGCCTGGGACGGTGCCGAGAGCATGCGGACCTACATGGGCAGCGGCGCCCACCGGGCCGCGATGCCGCGCCTCTCGCACTGGTGCGACGAGGCCAGCACCGTGCACTGGAACGCGGACGACCTGCCGGGCTGGGCCGAGGCGGACAAGCGGATGCGCGACGAGGGCCGCGCCTCGCGGGTGCGTCATCCGAGTCTGCGCCACGAGACCCTGAGCTACCGGCCGCCGCGCCTCTCCGGCTCGGCCCCGCTCGCCCCCACGCGCCCGCCCGCAGGGATGTGA
- a CDS encoding ABC transporter substrate-binding protein codes for MRAPARSFIPAFTLTLVLTGAAPPAVAQAPGEQAPAAQQAPAASPAPPAPSETRIGLIYRVQPQPSSYDAEAPPEDEGVAGARMAIADNNTTGRFTKQSYVLDEAPLAEGGPGAVETARSLAEKGTTFIILALPADEVLAVADALKETGAAILNAAAPDDRLRGADCRKNLFHIVPSRAMQTDALAQYLTLMRWRKLFLIVGPNEADRLYAEALKNSARKFGLKITAEKPWTFGPLAKARGDTPTRAEAMVFTRGLDYDMAIVADEAGDWGDYVPYRTVDPRPVGGTQGLVATTWSPVLETWGAAQAQNRFRRLTKRLMRPLDYQVWTAVRIVGDAATVRKTADPAVLGPYLTDPAFSVPAYKGVSLSFRPWDQQLRQPLIVVQPKMLVSVAPEQGFLHQRTPLDTLGIDLPETACKLK; via the coding sequence ATGCGCGCACCTGCACGATCCTTCATCCCCGCCTTCACCCTGACCCTGGTGCTCACCGGCGCCGCGCCGCCCGCCGTCGCGCAGGCGCCCGGGGAGCAGGCGCCTGCAGCCCAACAAGCGCCCGCGGCTTCTCCCGCTCCGCCAGCGCCTTCCGAGACGCGGATCGGCCTGATCTACCGGGTCCAGCCCCAGCCCTCCTCCTACGACGCGGAGGCCCCGCCGGAGGACGAGGGCGTGGCAGGCGCCCGGATGGCGATCGCCGACAACAACACGACGGGGCGGTTCACGAAGCAAAGCTACGTGCTGGACGAGGCGCCGCTCGCCGAGGGCGGCCCCGGCGCCGTCGAGACCGCCCGCTCCCTCGCGGAGAAGGGCACGACGTTCATCATCCTGGCGCTGCCGGCCGACGAGGTGCTGGCGGTGGCCGACGCGCTCAAGGAGACGGGCGCGGCCATCCTCAACGCCGCCGCCCCCGACGATCGCCTGCGCGGGGCCGATTGCCGTAAGAACCTCTTCCACATCGTGCCCTCGCGGGCGATGCAGACCGACGCGCTGGCGCAGTACCTGACCCTGATGCGCTGGCGGAAGCTGTTCCTGATCGTCGGCCCGAACGAGGCCGACCGGCTCTACGCCGAGGCGCTGAAGAACTCGGCCCGCAAGTTCGGCCTGAAGATCACCGCCGAGAAGCCCTGGACCTTCGGGCCGCTCGCCAAGGCGCGGGGCGACACGCCGACCCGGGCCGAGGCGATGGTGTTCACCCGCGGGCTCGACTACGACATGGCGATCGTCGCCGACGAGGCGGGCGACTGGGGCGACTACGTGCCCTACCGGACGGTCGATCCGCGACCCGTGGGCGGCACGCAGGGGCTGGTGGCCACCACGTGGTCGCCGGTGCTGGAGACCTGGGGCGCCGCCCAGGCGCAGAACCGCTTCCGGCGCCTCACGAAGCGGCTGATGCGCCCGCTCGACTACCAAGTGTGGACCGCGGTGCGGATCGTCGGTGACGCGGCGACCGTCAGGAAGACCGCCGACCCGGCCGTGCTCGGCCCTTACCTCACCGACCCGGCCTTCAGCGTGCCCGCCTACAAGGGCGTGTCGCTAAGCTTCCGTCCCTGGGACCAGCAGCTGCGCCAGCCGCTCATCGTGGTGCAGCCCAAGATGCTGGTCTCGGTCGCGCCCGAGCAGGGCTTCCTGCACCAGCGCACGCCGCTCGACACGCTTGGAATCGACCTGCCCGAGACCGCCTGCAAGCTGAAGTAG
- a CDS encoding YVTN family beta-propeller repeat protein, producing MDRCVTAVLRLAALGSAALIGLTEGASAYTVYVSNEKGNSVSVIDTDTMTVTGTWKVGRRPRGITVRPDGKEVFVCASDDDRIDVLDAATGKVVRSLRSGPDPEQFILDASGNPLYVANEDDSQVTVIDIEKNRVLAEVPVGVEPEGMGLSPDGKVLVNTSETTNMAHFIDTKTFQVIDNVLVDARPRFAEFTQDGKFLWVSAEVGGTVSVIDVATRRVVKKITFKIPSVNDEAIQPVGVRITKDGSKAFVALGPANRVAVIDAQTYEVQKYLPVGQRVWQLAFTPDQKLLFSTNGTSNDVSVIDVAAEKVVKSIPVGLLPWGVAVSPQ from the coding sequence ATGGACCGCTGCGTCACGGCAGTGCTGAGACTTGCCGCGCTGGGATCTGCCGCGCTGATCGGCCTGACGGAGGGCGCGTCCGCCTACACCGTCTACGTCTCGAACGAGAAGGGCAACTCGGTCAGCGTCATCGACACCGACACGATGACGGTGACGGGGACGTGGAAGGTCGGACGCCGCCCGCGCGGCATCACGGTCCGCCCGGACGGCAAGGAGGTCTTCGTCTGCGCGAGCGACGACGACCGGATCGACGTGCTCGACGCCGCCACCGGCAAGGTGGTGCGCTCGCTGCGCTCCGGTCCCGATCCCGAGCAGTTCATCCTCGATGCCTCCGGCAACCCGCTCTACGTCGCCAACGAGGACGACAGCCAGGTCACGGTCATCGACATCGAGAAGAACCGGGTGCTGGCCGAGGTGCCGGTCGGCGTCGAGCCGGAGGGGATGGGCCTATCGCCGGACGGGAAGGTCCTGGTCAACACCTCCGAGACCACCAACATGGCCCACTTCATCGACACCAAGACCTTCCAGGTGATCGACAACGTGCTGGTGGACGCGCGCCCGCGCTTCGCCGAGTTCACGCAGGACGGAAAGTTCCTCTGGGTCTCGGCCGAGGTCGGCGGCACGGTCAGCGTCATCGACGTGGCCACGCGCCGCGTGGTGAAGAAGATCACCTTCAAGATCCCGAGCGTGAACGACGAGGCGATCCAGCCGGTCGGCGTGCGGATCACGAAAGACGGCTCGAAGGCCTTCGTGGCGCTCGGGCCCGCCAACCGCGTCGCGGTGATCGATGCGCAGACCTACGAGGTGCAGAAGTACCTCCCCGTGGGCCAGCGCGTCTGGCAGCTCGCCTTCACGCCGGACCAGAAGCTGCTGTTCTCGACGAACGGCACCTCGAACGACGTCTCGGTGATCGACGTCGCGGCCGAGAAGGTCGTCAAGAGCATTCCCGTCGGCCTGCTCCCCTGGGGCGTGGCCGTCTCCCCGCAGTGA